Proteins encoded by one window of Cloeon dipterum chromosome 2, ieCloDipt1.1, whole genome shotgun sequence:
- the beag gene encoding protein Red — MDDHDHRDDYHEKAAKLTNDDFRKLLMTPAHPSHAASASSTTLSASSSRSSQPSSVRDIINKKKGTGEEDRAEKRRKKKSYFAKLKKQEDDKIAELALKYRDRARERRDGANPDYQAEDPMSSAGAYRAVAPDVKSGMDAAERRRQQIQESKFLGGDMEHTHLVKGLDYALLQKVRSEIHTKEQEQEDEMESLVAPGKETKAKREIEEEDIELKTKTGKSIYRAALGLDILKRNDLFATGRMAYLIELEDENAESDIPTTILRSRADCPGQEAQATLSTNDIVINKLAQILSYLRQGKNQSKKAKKLKEKAGIEDVPAQAKPRTGESIYGDIGDYVPSSKKGSSSHGKKSGPYFAKPALDEEGENRDSFKMSYAEALGGRSASDARADSSQDKSSKRKDGKTSHMMTKLTAEPEGYAECYPGMEEMHDAVDDSDDEADYSKMDMGNKKGPIGRWDFDTQEEYSDYMNNKEALPKAAFQYGVKMADGRRTRKYNKEKNEKAELDREWQKIQNIIHKRKGEPSGSASAAREAGSPEFKKPRH; from the exons CTCCAGAAGCTCGCAACCAAGCTCGGTCAGAGACATCATTAACAAGAAGAAAGGTACAGGCGAGGAGGACCGAGCCgaaaaaaggcgaaaaaagaaaag CTACTTCGCCAAGCTGAAAAAGCAGGAGGATGATAAAATAGCCGAGTTGGCTCTCAAGTACAGAGACCGCGCAAGGGAAAGAAGAGATGGTGCAAATCCAGATTACCAGGCAGAAGACCCAATGTCGAGTGCTGGTGCCTACAGAGCCGTGGCTCCTGACGTCAAATC AGGAATGGATGCTGCAGAAAGAAGGCGGCAGCAAATCCAAGAGTCCAAGTTCTTGGGTGGTGACATGGAGCACACTCACTTGGTGAAAGGTCTTGATTATGCCTTGCTACAAAAGGTCCGCAGTGAGATCCACACCAAGGAGCAAGAACAAGAGGATGAGATGGAGAGCTTGGTTGCACCAGGAAAAGAGACCAAAGCAAAGAGGGAAATTGAGGAGGAAGATATTGAACTGAAAACCAAAACTGGAAAAAGTATTTACAG AGCTGCTCTTGGATTGGATATTCTGAAAAGAAATGATCTCTTTGCAACTGGTCGCATGGCGTATTTAATTGAGCTTGAAGATGAAAATGCAGAGTCAGACATCCCTACCACCATCCTTAGGAGCAGAGCTGATTGCCCTGGCCAAGAG GCTCAAGCTACTTTGAGCACCAATGACATTGTCATCAACAAACTTGCCCAAATTTTGTCTTATCTGCGTCAAGGTAAAAACCAGAGCAAGAAGGCCAAGAAGCTGAAAGAAAAGGCAGGCATTGAAGATGTGCCAGCCCAAGCAAAGCCTAGGACTGGAGAAAGCATCTACGGCGACATCGGCGATTATGTTCCATCGAGCAAAAAAGGTTCAAGcag TCATGGAAAGAAGTCTGGGCCATATTTCGCAAAACCAGCTTTAGATGAAGAAGGTGAAAACCGGGATAGTTTCAAGATGAGTTATGCTGAAGCACTAGGTGGAAGGAGCGCCTCAGATGCCAGAGCTGATTCTTCTCAGGACAAATc GTCAAAGCGAAAGGATGGAAAAACCTCTCACATGATGACAAAATTAACTGCCGAGCCAGAAGGCTATGCTGAGTGCTATCCTGGAATGGAAGAAATGCACGATGCTGTTGACGACAGTGATGATGAAGCTGATTACTCCAAAATGGATATG GGCAATAAGAAAGGACCCATTGGTCGCTGGGACTTTGACACTCAGGAGGAGTACAGTGACTATATGAATAATAAGGAAGCGCTGCCCAAAGCAGCCTTCCAATACGGAGTGAAAATGGCAGATGGACGACGAACAAGGAAATACAAcaaggagaaaaatgaaaaggcaGAACTGGACAGAGAGTGGCAAAAGATCCAGAACATTATTCATAAGAGGAAGGGAGAGCCAAGTGGATCTGCATCTGCTGCACGAGAAGCAGG CTCGCCTGAATTCAAGAAGCCCCGCCACTGA